The DNA segment AATTCCATCTTTTCCAGCGACGATAATAAAATGCTGACGGTGACAACACCTTGTCCAGATTACGATGCTGATCAGGAAATGCTCAACCTACTCGGCTTAGAAATGCGTCCTCCGTCCCAAAGACCACAACCTGTAGTCATGGGTAATTCATAATCGCTTCAGATTCCCGACTTCTTGAAGAAGTTGGGAATCTAGTTTTTCACACTACAGTATCTTCGCAGAGCGTAAACCAAACAGCAGACCAGCAGCTATGCCAGTGAACAAAGCCAAAAAGCCGATATAAGCTACTATTGCCAACATTTATTTTTCTCCACAATATTCTACTAACTCTATTGAATCATTAAATTTTGGTCACTGGTCAAAAGAGGCAGGGGGGCAGGGCAGGGCAGGGGAGCAGGGGAGGCAGGGGGAGAACTTACTCCAAGATTTTCGCCCAATCCCCAGTCCCTAAGAAAATCTGGCGTAAATGCTAATCTGGAACTAACTAGAAGACTAATATTTTGGTTCCAGTTTCAGGACGGAACAATGACAAAAACTGACTTATCCCCGACTCTTGCTGTCAATATTCCACCTACACTAACGCTGACAGTC comes from the Nostoc sp. PCC 7120 = FACHB-418 genome and includes:
- the petL gene encoding cytochrome b6-f complex subunit PetL — translated: MLAIVAYIGFLALFTGIAAGLLFGLRSAKIL